A genomic stretch from Desulfotignum balticum DSM 7044 includes:
- a CDS encoding TRAP transporter large permease, which produces MSLEFMTVAMFVTLIFAIMLGHPLAYTLAAVATLFGLIDNGFNIPMLFEMFINNTWGLMENYTLVAIPLFILMAQLLDRSKVSEALFESMYVVLGSIKGGLGLAVVLVCTVFAATTGIIGASVVAMGLLATPALMNKGYQKEMTAGIICASGTLGILIPPSIMMVVYGGLTGMKETSVGNLFAGAIFPGLLLAGLYFAYILIRCNINPKLGPPISKEEASGYTAAQKWGMTLKSLVPPLALILAVMGTILGGVATPTEAAGLGAFGALLLAFFNKKLNWTVLKESGYATLKTTSMVMMLFIGGKFFSAVFLSMGGGDVVANLLIGSGMNEWIILFIMMFIVFIMGMFIDWAAILLVTVPIFLPIAIELGFDPLWFSLLLCVNLQTSFLTPPFGYALFYFKGVAPTQFTMMHIYRGIMPFVLLQLLSIGLLCLFPSLVTWLPGVFFG; this is translated from the coding sequence ATGAGTCTTGAATTCATGACTGTGGCCATGTTCGTCACCCTTATTTTCGCCATCATGCTGGGGCATCCACTGGCCTATACCCTGGCAGCAGTGGCCACTCTGTTCGGCCTGATCGACAACGGGTTCAATATCCCCATGTTGTTTGAGATGTTTATCAACAATACCTGGGGGTTGATGGAAAACTACACCCTGGTGGCCATCCCTTTATTTATTCTCATGGCCCAGCTCCTGGACAGATCCAAGGTGTCTGAGGCTTTGTTTGAATCCATGTACGTGGTGCTGGGCAGCATCAAGGGCGGTTTGGGTCTTGCCGTGGTGCTGGTGTGTACGGTATTTGCCGCCACCACCGGGATTATCGGGGCATCCGTGGTGGCCATGGGGCTGCTGGCCACCCCGGCCCTCATGAACAAAGGCTACCAGAAAGAAATGACCGCAGGTATCATCTGCGCCTCAGGCACCCTGGGTATTCTGATTCCGCCCTCCATCATGATGGTGGTGTACGGCGGGCTCACGGGCATGAAAGAAACGTCTGTGGGCAATCTGTTTGCCGGCGCTATTTTTCCGGGTCTTTTGCTGGCAGGTCTGTATTTCGCCTATATCCTCATTCGCTGTAATATCAACCCGAAACTGGGTCCCCCCATTTCAAAGGAGGAGGCCTCCGGATATACGGCGGCACAGAAATGGGGCATGACCCTGAAATCACTGGTCCCGCCCCTGGCATTGATCCTGGCGGTCATGGGAACGATTCTCGGCGGGGTGGCCACCCCCACGGAAGCTGCCGGCCTGGGGGCTTTCGGTGCGTTGTTGCTGGCCTTTTTCAACAAAAAACTCAATTGGACCGTGCTCAAGGAAAGTGGCTATGCCACGTTGAAAACCACCTCCATGGTCATGATGCTGTTCATCGGCGGCAAATTTTTTTCTGCGGTATTTTTGAGCATGGGCGGCGGGGATGTGGTGGCAAATCTGCTCATCGGATCCGGCATGAATGAATGGATTATTCTGTTTATCATGATGTTCATCGTGTTCATCATGGGCATGTTCATTGACTGGGCCGCCATCCTGCTGGTGACGGTGCCGATTTTTCTGCCCATTGCCATCGAGCTGGGCTTTGATCCATTATGGTTCTCCCTGCTCTTGTGCGTGAATCTCCAGACCTCGTTTCTCACCCCGCCCTTTGGGTATGCCCTGTTTTACTTCAAGGGGGTGGCACCGACACAGTTCACCATGATGCACATTTACAGAGGCATCATGCCTTTTGTCCTGCTGCAGCTATTGAGTATCGGCCTGCTGTGCCTGTTTCCGTCTCTGGTCACCTGGCTGCCGGGGGTGTTTTTCGGGTAA
- a CDS encoding LutC/YkgG family protein, producing the protein MTDLAAVFAQKATLVSAVVHQAATRDQAFDRAVDILLAKTPMVSLMPDPGPVSAGTGETPVRTLAAPNLGTADLQYLSQACDTAGNIHLLQNGTRQFPGGIDMGVTLVDFGIADTGTLVIASDSEETRLATMLCEVHVAVLNVSDIRVSADDMVEELSAMTARTGSYTAFITGASRTADIERVLAIGVHGPLELHIILVEEE; encoded by the coding sequence ATGACGGATCTGGCAGCAGTATTTGCACAAAAAGCCACCCTGGTATCAGCCGTGGTGCATCAGGCAGCCACCCGGGATCAGGCATTTGACCGGGCAGTGGACATACTGCTGGCCAAAACGCCCATGGTTTCTTTGATGCCGGACCCCGGTCCGGTATCTGCGGGCACCGGAGAGACCCCAGTCCGAACACTGGCAGCCCCGAACTTGGGGACGGCGGATCTTCAATATCTGTCTCAGGCCTGTGACACTGCCGGTAACATCCATCTGCTTCAGAACGGGACGCGGCAATTTCCCGGCGGCATCGACATGGGCGTGACCCTGGTGGATTTCGGCATCGCCGACACCGGCACCCTGGTTATTGCTTCGGACAGCGAAGAGACCCGGCTGGCCACCATGCTGTGCGAGGTACATGTGGCAGTCCTGAACGTGTCGGATATCCGGGTTTCCGCAGACGACATGGTTGAGGAACTTTCGGCAATGACGGCCCGGACCGGGTCCTATACCGCGTTTATCACGGGTGCCAGCCGCACGGCCGACATCGAACGGGTTCTGGCCATCGGTGTCCACGGCCCCCTGGAACTGCATATCATCCTGGTGGAAGAGGAATAA
- the ldhH gene encoding L-lactate dehydrogenase (quinone) large subunit LdhH: protein MPRTETFRSYKHRLDKALDNRFLRRAMDNFAMAYRTSRQNAFAGMDVEALVQQVADVKAGAIWNNAALLQQFTAKALAHGIHVHVADTAEDANRIIEQIAQKTGSKKIVKSKSMTAEEIHLNPWLETSGLEVTETDLGEWIVQLRKEGPSHMVMPAIHLSRFQVADLFTDVTGTDQDPEIERLVKVARKELREKFVEADMGITGANYAVADTGTIGIATNEGNARLVTTLPKVHVALVGIDKLVPTIADALTINRILPKNATGQAITSYVTWITGPSECTTVPSGKREMHIVFLDNGRSKIAADPEFSQVLQCVRCGACANVCPVYRMVGGHQMGHIYIGAIGLITTYFFHGLKNAKNLVKNCTNCGACKSVCAGGIDLPHLIKQVHARIQDETGHPLQSLMLAKVLKNRKLFHRLLRTAYLAQQPVVDRSDPSRTAPGGGSGRPSDPGFLRHLPMIFSSDHNFRRLPAIAGIPFRDRFARLNQPVDHPRFTIALFSGCVQDFVYPEHLEAAMRGFARQRINVVFPMNQSCCGLPAISMGETAAARDVALQNLEAMAVNGNNYDGVDYIVTLCASCASHLTHGVPRLLKDYAPEKAAAFAKKIVPFSVFMNDIVSIDAVSGPGRNTAFHSPCHLCRGMDVHQAPRDLIEKSGNRYIPTEEEETCCGFGGSFSTTFPAVSREILTRKLNDVMASNAELLVTECPGCVLQLKGGAAQQGRDINVCHISELLFP from the coding sequence ATGCCCAGAACCGAGACCTTCAGATCTTATAAACACCGGCTGGACAAGGCCCTGGACAACCGGTTCCTGCGCCGGGCCATGGATAATTTTGCCATGGCCTACCGCACCTCGAGGCAGAATGCCTTTGCCGGCATGGATGTGGAGGCCCTGGTTCAACAAGTGGCGGACGTGAAGGCTGGGGCCATCTGGAACAACGCGGCCCTGTTACAGCAATTTACGGCAAAGGCCCTTGCCCATGGCATCCATGTGCATGTGGCAGACACGGCCGAAGATGCCAACCGCATCATTGAACAGATCGCTCAAAAAACCGGATCAAAAAAAATCGTGAAATCCAAATCCATGACCGCAGAAGAGATCCATCTGAACCCGTGGCTGGAAACCAGCGGCCTGGAAGTCACGGAAACCGATCTCGGGGAATGGATCGTGCAGCTCAGAAAAGAAGGCCCCTCCCACATGGTGATGCCGGCCATCCATTTGTCCCGGTTCCAGGTGGCGGACCTGTTCACGGATGTCACGGGCACGGACCAGGACCCGGAAATCGAGCGGCTGGTCAAGGTGGCCCGAAAAGAACTGCGGGAAAAATTTGTTGAAGCGGACATGGGCATCACCGGCGCCAACTATGCCGTGGCCGACACCGGCACCATCGGCATTGCCACCAATGAGGGCAATGCCCGGCTGGTCACCACCCTGCCCAAAGTGCATGTGGCCCTGGTGGGCATCGACAAGCTGGTGCCCACGATTGCCGATGCCCTGACCATCAACCGGATTCTGCCAAAAAACGCCACGGGCCAGGCCATCACCTCCTATGTCACCTGGATCACCGGTCCCTCGGAATGCACCACGGTCCCGTCCGGAAAACGGGAAATGCACATCGTATTCCTGGACAACGGCCGCAGCAAAATCGCGGCTGATCCCGAGTTCTCCCAGGTGCTCCAGTGTGTACGGTGCGGGGCCTGCGCCAATGTGTGCCCGGTCTACCGCATGGTGGGGGGGCACCAGATGGGCCATATCTATATCGGTGCCATCGGCCTGATCACCACCTATTTTTTCCACGGCCTGAAAAACGCGAAAAACCTGGTGAAAAACTGCACCAACTGCGGGGCGTGCAAGTCGGTGTGCGCCGGCGGCATTGACCTGCCCCACCTGATCAAACAGGTCCATGCCCGGATCCAGGATGAAACCGGGCATCCCCTGCAAAGCCTGATGCTGGCAAAGGTACTCAAAAACCGCAAACTGTTTCACCGGCTCCTGCGCACGGCCTATCTGGCCCAGCAGCCTGTCGTGGACCGGTCGGATCCGTCACGAACCGCGCCCGGCGGCGGATCCGGCCGGCCGTCAGATCCCGGTTTTCTGCGGCACCTGCCCATGATCTTTTCATCGGACCACAATTTCCGGCGCCTGCCCGCCATTGCCGGAATCCCGTTCCGGGACCGGTTTGCCCGACTGAACCAGCCGGTGGATCATCCCCGGTTCACCATTGCCCTGTTTTCCGGGTGCGTCCAGGATTTTGTGTATCCCGAACACCTGGAAGCCGCCATGAGAGGGTTTGCCCGGCAGCGGATCAACGTGGTGTTTCCCATGAACCAGTCCTGCTGCGGTCTGCCGGCAATCAGCATGGGGGAAACCGCGGCGGCCAGAGATGTGGCCCTCCAGAACCTGGAAGCCATGGCAGTCAACGGCAACAATTACGATGGCGTGGATTATATCGTCACCTTGTGCGCGTCCTGTGCCTCCCACCTGACCCACGGGGTGCCCAGACTGCTCAAAGATTATGCCCCTGAAAAGGCGGCGGCGTTTGCCAAAAAAATAGTGCCCTTTTCCGTGTTCATGAACGATATCGTGAGCATTGACGCGGTCTCCGGGCCCGGCAGAAACACGGCATTCCATTCTCCCTGCCATCTGTGCCGGGGCATGGATGTTCACCAGGCCCCGCGCGATCTCATTGAAAAATCCGGAAACCGGTATATCCCTACTGAAGAGGAAGAAACCTGCTGCGGATTCGGCGGCAGTTTTTCCACCACCTTTCCGGCGGTCTCCCGGGAAATCCTTACCCGGAAACTGAATGATGTGATGGCTTCCAACGCCGAACTGCTGGTGACCGAATGCCCGGGATGCGTGCTTCAGCTCAAAGGCGGTGCCGCGCAACAGGGCCGGGACATCAACGTGTGCCACATTTCTGAACTGTTGTTTCCCTGA
- a CDS encoding FAD-binding oxidoreductase: MEPDKPTIEGMVHTDTATRKKFSKDASSYRIQPQMVAAPANENDVVRILEFARKSGTSITCRSGGSGLSGAGIGPGIIVDFKPLMNRIKQLDPEIIAEPGVVLEDFLKQIHKKGLMLPAIPSSSSWCALGGNIGTRATGPRTARYGTIDAFVTSLKFITARGDIVDTRKKLPDYLEKGLMRIREKYLSDEKSRRLFENRPPIAGGYNVPAFSRYKDPGDIAAHLMVGSIGTLGVITEIRLSPIPIRMPQMTYAAFFPTLEKIGDALNRINELHPAAVEYIDNNTLARIQGKLLNNRHKDIAGALLVEFDESEEQAKKGRKILVESNPDELIPVPVNSPEETRIWEERRQILPKLRAFARKKGWIVPSIIDDVAIHVKDFVPVVRDLNQLMRRLQHDICIFGHIGFGSLHARPLFDPGKKKITKQIDTVSRQTFQILHQYGGTLVGEHNAGRSRSIYLEMELGDSFTYLREIKDLFDPEDILNPKTLFDTSPITENMNLDG, from the coding sequence ATGGAACCAGATAAACCAACCATTGAAGGGATGGTACATACCGATACCGCCACCCGGAAAAAATTCAGCAAAGATGCCAGTTCCTATCGTATCCAGCCCCAGATGGTGGCGGCGCCTGCCAATGAAAACGATGTGGTCCGTATTCTGGAATTTGCCCGGAAATCCGGCACCAGCATTACCTGCCGGTCCGGCGGCAGCGGGCTTAGCGGCGCCGGTATCGGCCCTGGTATAATTGTTGACTTCAAACCATTGATGAACAGGATCAAACAACTGGACCCGGAGATAATTGCCGAACCCGGTGTGGTCCTGGAAGATTTTTTAAAACAGATCCATAAAAAGGGACTGATGCTGCCCGCTATTCCATCCAGCAGCTCCTGGTGTGCACTGGGGGGCAACATCGGTACCCGGGCAACCGGTCCCCGAACCGCACGTTACGGAACAATCGATGCATTTGTCACCTCCTTGAAATTCATCACCGCCCGGGGGGATATTGTGGATACCCGCAAAAAACTCCCGGATTACCTTGAAAAAGGTTTGATGCGCATCCGGGAAAAATATCTGTCAGATGAAAAAAGCCGCAGGCTTTTTGAGAACAGGCCGCCCATTGCCGGCGGATATAATGTGCCTGCATTTTCCCGGTATAAAGACCCTGGCGACATCGCGGCCCATCTGATGGTCGGCAGCATCGGCACGCTGGGGGTCATAACGGAGATCCGGCTTTCACCCATTCCGATACGCATGCCACAGATGACCTATGCGGCATTTTTTCCCACCCTGGAAAAGATCGGGGATGCGCTGAACAGGATAAATGAACTGCACCCTGCAGCCGTGGAATATATCGATAACAATACCCTGGCGCGGATACAGGGGAAACTGCTCAACAACCGGCACAAAGATATTGCCGGTGCATTGCTGGTCGAATTTGATGAATCTGAAGAACAGGCAAAAAAAGGGAGAAAAATCCTTGTGGAATCCAACCCCGATGAGCTGATTCCGGTGCCGGTGAACAGTCCGGAAGAAACCCGCATATGGGAAGAGCGGCGCCAGATTCTGCCCAAACTCAGGGCCTTTGCCCGGAAAAAAGGCTGGATTGTACCGTCCATCATCGATGATGTGGCGATTCATGTCAAAGATTTTGTGCCGGTCGTCCGGGATCTGAATCAGCTGATGCGGCGGCTGCAGCATGACATCTGCATATTCGGTCATATCGGTTTCGGCAGCCTGCATGCACGGCCCCTGTTTGATCCCGGCAAAAAAAAGATTACAAAACAGATCGATACTGTGTCACGGCAGACGTTTCAAATACTTCACCAATACGGCGGCACACTGGTGGGGGAACATAATGCCGGGCGGTCGCGTTCCATCTACCTTGAAATGGAACTGGGTGACAGCTTCACATATTTACGCGAGATCAAAGATCTGTTTGATCCTGAAGATATCCTGAATCCCAAGACCCTGTTCGACACCTCTCCCATCACTGAAAATATGAACCTGGACGGATAA
- a CDS encoding DUF6282 family protein: MKNVYDIHIHASPSIFERWGDAQQTAAVCHKAGYAGIVLKAHHGSTVEIANIVNQQCDMDVFGGVVLNYFVGGLNPYAVDACCALGGKVVWLPTIHADAHKPLGRFDFQEPSTTKFPDKGIRILSKKGLTDAMYEILDILDGKNVVLATGHVSAKEAVTLVREVKQRGYDIRILINHVLFYTPDMDEEDIETLKDPGVWFEISHLTQKIHAASLDRLTRMITRHPDANWVMVSDAGQKGNPAPQALRQFRDQLTSRHISDQTIEKMMVHNPRRLLY; this comes from the coding sequence ATGAAAAATGTGTATGACATACATATCCACGCATCCCCCAGCATATTTGAAAGATGGGGGGATGCACAACAGACGGCAGCTGTCTGTCACAAGGCCGGGTATGCCGGCATTGTTTTGAAGGCGCATCACGGCAGCACGGTGGAGATTGCAAATATTGTGAACCAGCAGTGCGATATGGATGTGTTTGGCGGTGTGGTGCTCAATTATTTTGTCGGCGGTCTCAATCCCTATGCTGTGGATGCCTGCTGTGCACTGGGGGGGAAAGTCGTATGGCTGCCCACCATTCATGCAGATGCACACAAGCCGCTGGGGCGGTTTGATTTCCAGGAGCCGTCCACAACAAAATTCCCGGACAAAGGCATCCGGATTCTATCGAAAAAAGGTCTGACTGATGCCATGTACGAAATTCTTGACATCCTTGACGGAAAAAATGTTGTGCTGGCAACAGGGCATGTGTCGGCTAAAGAGGCCGTCACCCTGGTCCGGGAGGTGAAACAGCGGGGGTATGATATCCGTATACTCATCAATCATGTGCTTTTTTATACGCCGGATATGGATGAAGAAGATATTGAAACCCTGAAAGATCCCGGGGTCTGGTTCGAGATCTCCCATCTTACACAAAAAATTCACGCCGCATCACTGGACCGGCTGACCCGGATGATCACACGCCATCCAGATGCCAACTGGGTCATGGTCAGTGATGCCGGTCAAAAGGGGAACCCTGCGCCACAGGCGCTCCGGCAATTCAGGGATCAGCTCACATCCCGGCACATCAGCGATCAAACCATTGAAAAGATGATGGTCCATAACCCGCGCAGATTGCTCTACTGA
- a CDS encoding alpha/beta hydrolase has product MKEKQVWFYSDGLKLHGKFYYPNTGEADDKKPDIVVCSGFMGLNNIHPARFARALTEKGYTCFGFDYRGFAQSEGNRRSVLLEEQARDIENAAMFVSLQKKTPDKKTVLIGWGMGAGLVLEAAYAVPDLAGIISINGFYNGARFFKAHRSEAEYKKIMIWLQKQRFEEVKTGKSVRVDPFKIYPLDAVTRGYVDDVLFKTDGFGGDIDIGFAYSLLRYNPEGQLEQQVPEVPLLIVHGENNRLHPLSEAQSLYQKYPGDKTLHIIPGAGHTEWMCDDCKPFQKLVSTLLTWLESKVAT; this is encoded by the coding sequence ATGAAAGAAAAACAGGTTTGGTTTTACAGTGACGGCTTGAAACTGCACGGTAAATTTTATTATCCCAATACAGGTGAAGCAGATGATAAAAAACCGGATATCGTGGTCTGTTCCGGTTTCATGGGGTTGAACAATATCCACCCGGCCAGATTTGCCAGGGCCTTGACTGAAAAAGGATATACCTGTTTCGGGTTTGACTACCGCGGGTTTGCCCAAAGTGAGGGTAACCGGAGAAGCGTCCTGCTGGAAGAGCAGGCCCGCGATATTGAAAATGCCGCAATGTTTGTCTCCCTGCAAAAGAAAACACCAGACAAAAAAACGGTTTTGATCGGCTGGGGAATGGGCGCGGGCCTGGTATTGGAGGCAGCGTATGCAGTACCGGATCTGGCGGGAATTATCAGTATCAACGGATTTTACAATGGTGCCCGGTTTTTTAAAGCGCATCGGTCTGAAGCGGAATACAAAAAAATTATGATCTGGCTGCAGAAGCAGCGCTTTGAAGAGGTCAAAACCGGAAAAAGTGTCCGTGTTGATCCATTCAAAATCTACCCCCTGGATGCGGTGACCCGCGGATATGTGGATGATGTCCTGTTCAAGACAGACGGATTCGGCGGTGATATCGACATCGGGTTTGCCTATTCCCTGCTGCGCTATAATCCTGAAGGACAGCTTGAACAGCAGGTGCCTGAAGTGCCGCTTCTGATTGTGCACGGGGAAAACAACAGACTTCATCCGCTTTCGGAAGCCCAATCTCTTTATCAAAAATACCCCGGGGATAAAACCCTGCATATCATCCCCGGTGCAGGCCACACAGAATGGATGTGTGATGACTGCAAACCGTTTCAAAAACTGGTTTCCACGTTACTGACATGGCTTGAATCAAAGGTGGCGACATGA
- a CDS encoding sigma factor: MPVAAVHESSSPDTGVDTYGDYLYGFAGYRVQDEILALELVQETLVAALEARKSFAGNASENTWLTGILKHKIMDLFCYNTGKS, from the coding sequence ATGCCTGTCGCTGCTGTCCATGAATCAAGTTCTCCTGACACCGGGGTGGATACCTATGGTGATTATTTGTATGGCTTCGCCGGTTACCGGGTCCAGGATGAAATCCTGGCTCTGGAACTGGTCCAGGAGACTCTGGTTGCGGCTTTGGAGGCAAGAAAAAGCTTTGCCGGTAATGCGTCGGAAAACACCTGGCTCACCGGTATTCTGAAACACAAGATCATGGATCTGTTCTGCTACAACACGGGGAAATCATGA
- a CDS encoding adenylate/guanylate cyclase domain-containing protein — MLNKGKKRTGVREILVMGVFWRILFIEAVLLVYSLGYRWLAEGSGPMELFWYAMRIMVLVGIIVVFMVVSLKHFLTRKIIDPLEQITLANRQIETDFSKADTIDLPADTPDEIKAIVSTRANMLERIIRVSDQRLQLVRFIKDTFGRYLSKKVVEEILSSPKGRQIGGTRKTVTVLMADLRGFTSLSESRDPEQMVQLLNRYLKQMSAIILAYDGIIDEIIGDAILAVFGAPDSHDDDPQRAVACAIEMQNRLAHLNTELMDDGYPSLEMGIGINTGRVIVGNIGSDLRMKYGIVGDTVNQAARIESNSIGGQVLIGESTYQAVQAQVQADPPKTLMMKGMKKPLVFYSVSAIDMGGKPVSLKVKASQGPLLEIQIPLHCWLIHDKKLDRIPLAGTTLALDETSVHIQTSTAIEPLTDVKLNFDFCLEAHCFDDIYAKCIDTEPARDGHHSRLHITAMAESDRERIREWMAQASA, encoded by the coding sequence ATGCTGAATAAAGGAAAAAAACGAACCGGGGTCCGGGAAATCCTGGTCATGGGGGTTTTCTGGCGGATTCTGTTTATTGAAGCAGTGCTGCTGGTATATTCTTTAGGTTACCGGTGGCTGGCCGAAGGGTCCGGCCCCATGGAACTGTTCTGGTACGCCATGCGGATCATGGTGCTGGTGGGCATCATCGTTGTCTTCATGGTGGTGAGCCTCAAACACTTTCTGACCCGGAAAATCATTGATCCCCTGGAACAGATCACCCTTGCCAACCGGCAGATAGAGACCGACTTTTCCAAAGCAGACACCATCGACCTGCCGGCGGACACACCCGATGAAATCAAGGCCATTGTCTCCACCCGGGCCAACATGCTTGAACGCATCATCCGGGTGTCGGACCAGCGGCTCCAGCTGGTCCGATTTATCAAAGACACGTTCGGCCGCTATCTTTCCAAAAAAGTGGTGGAAGAAATCCTCTCCTCTCCCAAAGGCAGGCAGATCGGCGGCACCCGGAAGACCGTCACCGTGCTCATGGCTGATTTGCGGGGGTTTACCAGCCTTTCGGAATCCCGGGATCCTGAACAGATGGTTCAGCTGCTCAACCGGTATTTGAAGCAGATGTCCGCCATTATCCTGGCCTACGATGGGATTATTGACGAAATCATCGGTGATGCGATCCTGGCGGTGTTCGGTGCACCGGACTCCCATGATGATGATCCCCAGCGGGCCGTCGCCTGCGCCATTGAAATGCAGAACCGCCTGGCCCACCTGAACACGGAACTGATGGATGACGGATATCCCTCCCTGGAAATGGGCATCGGCATCAACACCGGCCGTGTGATTGTGGGCAATATCGGATCGGATCTGAGAATGAAATACGGGATTGTGGGAGACACGGTCAACCAGGCGGCCCGGATCGAATCCAACAGTATCGGCGGTCAGGTGCTCATTGGTGAATCCACTTACCAGGCGGTTCAGGCACAGGTTCAGGCAGACCCTCCCAAAACCCTGATGATGAAAGGCATGAAAAAACCCCTGGTATTTTATTCGGTATCCGCCATTGATATGGGCGGCAAGCCTGTCTCCCTGAAAGTGAAAGCGTCACAGGGTCCGCTGCTTGAAATCCAGATTCCGCTCCACTGCTGGCTCATACATGACAAAAAACTGGATCGCATCCCCCTGGCCGGCACCACCCTTGCCCTGGATGAAACCAGTGTTCACATTCAGACCTCGACTGCCATTGAACCGTTGACCGATGTAAAGCTCAATTTTGACTTCTGCCTGGAAGCCCATTGCTTTGATGACATCTATGCCAAATGTATCGATACTGAGCCGGCCCGGGACGGGCATCATTCGCGGCTGCATATCACAGCTATGGCGGAGAGTGACCGGGAAAGAATCCGGGAATGGATGGCCCAGGCATCTGCCTGA
- a CDS encoding glycine/sarcosine/betaine reductase selenoprotein B family protein produces MARLNTMPEPMRSHLAGLPCPTFDTRPWVTGPPLSRRRVAIISTAGLHRREDRPFEGMTGDYRVIPDTCTAKDLVMTHVSTNFDRTGFVQDWNVVFPLDRLHELAADHHIGSVAQFHYSFMGAADPGAMEQAAGRLARLLKGDAVDAALLVPVUPFCTRAVGALGHYLETEGISTTQISLIKEHTETIQPPRALWVPFALGRPLGRPSDPAFQTRVLLAALVLLEAKTGPVLADFPDDGPDVSEPTEDIADLPACPISFARPDGQKTETEQLLEAFRQELADCRSWYDMAAAQRDFSSVAYFPPQDVFQVFHDFLLDKPMTLDDNIASPALALRLAAQDLKTAYFESVMVRPDMTLPDDTAFNRWFWHKTAAGEVLRAVRDKCRAADDAALKMNGDLLLVPMDQTGS; encoded by the coding sequence ATGGCCCGATTGAATACCATGCCCGAACCGATGCGATCTCATCTGGCAGGTCTGCCCTGCCCCACGTTTGACACCCGGCCATGGGTCACCGGACCGCCCCTGTCCCGGCGGCGGGTGGCTATCATTTCCACGGCCGGCCTGCACCGGCGGGAGGACCGGCCCTTTGAAGGAATGACCGGAGATTACCGGGTGATTCCAGACACCTGTACGGCAAAGGATCTGGTGATGACCCATGTCTCCACCAATTTCGACCGCACCGGGTTTGTCCAGGACTGGAATGTGGTGTTTCCCCTGGACCGGCTCCATGAACTGGCAGCCGACCACCACATCGGATCTGTGGCCCAATTCCACTATTCGTTCATGGGGGCTGCCGATCCCGGTGCCATGGAACAGGCCGCCGGCAGGCTGGCCCGTCTTCTGAAAGGCGATGCCGTAGATGCGGCCCTGCTGGTCCCGGTCTGACCTTTTTGCACGCGTGCCGTGGGCGCGCTGGGCCATTACCTGGAAACAGAAGGAATCTCCACCACCCAGATCAGCCTGATTAAGGAACACACTGAAACCATTCAGCCGCCCCGGGCCCTGTGGGTCCCGTTTGCCCTGGGCCGGCCCCTGGGACGACCCAGTGACCCGGCATTTCAAACCCGGGTGCTCCTGGCGGCCCTGGTCCTGCTGGAAGCAAAAACCGGTCCGGTATTGGCCGACTTTCCGGACGATGGGCCGGATGTGTCCGAACCGACTGAAGATATCGCGGATCTGCCGGCCTGCCCCATATCCTTTGCCCGGCCGGACGGGCAGAAAACCGAAACCGAACAGCTGTTGGAGGCGTTCAGGCAGGAGCTGGCCGACTGCCGTTCCTGGTATGACATGGCGGCAGCACAGCGGGACTTTTCCAGCGTGGCGTATTTCCCGCCCCAGGACGTATTTCAGGTGTTCCATGACTTTCTGCTTGACAAACCCATGACCCTGGATGACAACATAGCGTCACCGGCCCTGGCCCTTCGGCTGGCGGCCCAGGACCTCAAGACCGCCTATTTCGAATCGGTCATGGTCCGGCCGGATATGACCCTGCCCGATGATACTGCGTTCAACCGCTGGTTCTGGCATAAAACCGCGGCTGGAGAAGTGTTGCGGGCCGTCCGGGACAAATGCCGGGCCGCAGACGATGCAGCATTGAAAATGAACGGAGACTTGCTGCTGGTCCCCATGGACCAGACAGGCTCCTGA